Proteins encoded within one genomic window of Micromonospora halotolerans:
- a CDS encoding DUF7417 domain-containing protein: protein MVRYERGLLDDIETCDLFQRLVDTGLVWGAAGTLRAGGAPAARLWTDQAEGGGD, encoded by the coding sequence ATGGTCCGGTACGAGCGCGGGCTGCTGGACGACATCGAGACCTGTGACCTCTTCCAGCGACTGGTCGACACCGGCCTGGTCTGGGGGGCTGCAGGGACACTACGTGCGGGCGGCGCACCGGCCGCTCGACTGTGGACTGATCAAGCAGAGGGAGGCGGCGATTGA
- a CDS encoding adenylate/guanylate cyclase domain-containing protein, with the protein MTCPVCGTVAVPGARFCHNCGAALPAAATLPAAERRVVTVLFGDLSDFTSWSEDLDPERVGAVTDRVLAALAGAVKTFGGHVDKLTGDGIMAVFGAPVAHEDDAERAVRAALSMQRAVRRVLDDERGGGAPLGLRVGLNTGDVIAGIQAAIEYTVIGDTVNTAARLADAAAVGAVYAGGRTSAATRHVASWRALRPLRLKGKREPVEAYELLGLLDAPGTRSGLGDEAPFVGRETEIGRVAGRLAEVIDRGEPRVLLMTAEAGIGKSRFAAEVERLAAGYDVGAGRYAAHTGARVLSVRCAAFGERRRLAPLADLVRAAVGLPNDAATALTRPAVEERLRRLGQRLGRLPGDPPPLAVDQLLALLGYAELPAGTENGEWNAASPPPDAEAVPNAVAELLSALALEAPLVIVVDDLHDATAETIKALALTLNRLSGPVLVLLLGRPELVRTAGALTRVADAEVHALPPLRGADASRLLTSYLSGGKLSTGDADRLLATAQGNPFYLAELVTLLMERGALTAGPGRDANVGWRLAPGSLGSRLLSRDLAAVLAARIDALPPDARSVLRDAAVVGDIVPDGALEALREQRVGRDGRPAAVAAVELDRAVEELLQRRMLHRTRTGFAFATPLMREAAYAGVSKAELAERHAALARWAAPENVDGTTTAAGGFTESARDDFVAQHVERAAALADAVKLRPDAPARAVSPLGVAALGRAARRALRSGEPAMAVEYAERAAELARDGVPLADQVVHARALLQIGRPADALAFGEKIAANAGDAAATRTSALLLAGQAHQTLGDAARAERSWQEALQVATAANLPTMRASAMRRLGMADFIAGRLGQASSRLAASYQVSLAAKDPRGQAWSLQNLAWVTTTRGDFAGTDAVLGRAARLFAELKDPYGRAWLRGTTAFARLLAGRLREACRMAQVFLPFGERVGEAWAVGTLRAVEAYATAELGELAEADRAARRAYREFAEVGDDWGQGFALVVRGVVARGLGEPEHAADLLTDALGYADRTTHPLLTGMAGTLRGFVALDMGDAATAEREARSVLTTVEPHNPQAPAQVAPRVLLAMARLATGDAATAVGLLAPVATTAANTPSLLFSRRQTMARYASALLGLGQREQALDWAQRAVSAPAEDVRSQVIARMVLAESFEACGRPAEALASAEEAVRLAYATEQRSERAAADALRVRLAAH; encoded by the coding sequence GTGACCTGCCCGGTGTGTGGAACCGTCGCCGTACCCGGCGCGCGGTTCTGCCACAACTGCGGAGCCGCCCTGCCGGCCGCCGCCACGCTGCCCGCCGCCGAGCGGCGGGTCGTCACCGTGCTCTTCGGCGACCTCTCCGACTTCACCTCCTGGTCGGAGGACCTCGACCCGGAACGGGTCGGCGCCGTCACGGACCGGGTGCTGGCCGCCCTGGCGGGCGCGGTCAAGACCTTCGGCGGGCACGTCGACAAGCTCACCGGCGACGGGATCATGGCGGTCTTCGGCGCGCCGGTGGCGCACGAGGACGACGCCGAGCGCGCCGTCCGGGCCGCGCTCTCCATGCAGCGGGCGGTCCGCCGGGTGCTCGACGACGAGCGGGGCGGTGGCGCGCCGCTCGGCCTGCGGGTCGGCCTGAACACCGGCGACGTCATCGCCGGCATCCAGGCCGCGATCGAGTACACGGTCATCGGCGACACGGTGAACACCGCCGCCCGGCTCGCCGACGCCGCCGCCGTCGGCGCGGTCTACGCGGGCGGTCGCACCTCCGCCGCCACCCGGCACGTCGCCTCCTGGCGGGCGCTGCGCCCGCTGCGGCTCAAGGGCAAGCGCGAGCCGGTCGAGGCGTACGAGCTGCTCGGCCTGCTGGACGCGCCGGGCACCCGGTCCGGCCTCGGCGACGAGGCGCCCTTCGTGGGCCGGGAGACCGAGATCGGCCGGGTCGCCGGCCGGCTCGCCGAGGTGATCGACCGGGGTGAGCCCCGGGTGCTGTTGATGACCGCCGAGGCGGGGATCGGCAAGTCCCGGTTCGCCGCCGAGGTGGAACGCCTCGCCGCCGGCTACGACGTCGGCGCCGGCCGGTACGCCGCGCACACCGGCGCCCGGGTGCTCTCCGTGCGCTGCGCCGCGTTCGGCGAACGGCGCCGGCTCGCCCCCCTGGCCGACCTGGTCCGGGCCGCGGTCGGCCTGCCCAACGACGCGGCCACGGCGCTCACCCGGCCGGCCGTCGAGGAGCGGCTGCGCCGGCTCGGGCAGCGCCTCGGCCGGCTCCCCGGCGACCCGCCCCCACTCGCCGTGGACCAGCTCCTGGCCCTGCTCGGGTACGCCGAACTCCCCGCCGGCACCGAGAACGGCGAGTGGAACGCCGCCTCCCCGCCCCCGGACGCCGAGGCCGTGCCCAACGCGGTCGCCGAGCTGCTCAGCGCGCTCGCCCTGGAGGCGCCGCTGGTGATCGTGGTGGACGACCTGCACGACGCCACGGCCGAGACGATCAAGGCGCTCGCGCTGACCCTCAACCGGCTCAGCGGCCCGGTGCTGGTGCTGCTGCTCGGCCGGCCCGAGCTGGTGCGGACCGCCGGCGCGCTGACCCGCGTCGCGGACGCCGAGGTGCACGCGCTGCCCCCGCTGCGCGGCGCCGACGCCTCCCGGCTGCTCACCAGCTATCTGAGCGGCGGCAAGCTGTCCACGGGCGACGCCGACCGGCTGCTCGCCACCGCCCAGGGCAACCCGTTCTACCTGGCCGAGCTGGTCACCCTGCTGATGGAGCGGGGGGCGCTGACCGCCGGCCCGGGGCGGGACGCCAACGTCGGCTGGCGGCTCGCGCCCGGCTCGCTGGGCAGCCGGCTGCTCTCCCGCGACCTGGCCGCCGTGCTCGCCGCGCGTATCGACGCCCTGCCGCCGGACGCCCGCTCGGTCCTGCGGGACGCCGCGGTGGTCGGCGACATCGTGCCCGACGGCGCGCTGGAGGCGCTGCGCGAGCAGCGCGTCGGGCGGGACGGCCGGCCGGCCGCGGTGGCGGCGGTCGAGCTGGACCGGGCCGTGGAGGAGCTGCTGCAACGCCGCATGCTGCACCGCACCCGCACCGGGTTCGCCTTCGCCACCCCGCTCATGCGGGAGGCCGCGTACGCCGGGGTGAGCAAGGCCGAGCTGGCCGAGCGGCACGCCGCGCTGGCCCGCTGGGCGGCACCGGAGAACGTCGACGGCACCACCACGGCGGCCGGCGGGTTCACCGAGTCCGCCCGGGACGACTTCGTCGCCCAGCACGTCGAGCGGGCCGCCGCGCTCGCCGACGCGGTCAAGCTCCGCCCGGACGCGCCGGCCCGGGCGGTGTCCCCGCTGGGCGTGGCCGCGCTGGGCCGGGCCGCCCGCCGCGCGCTGCGGTCCGGGGAGCCGGCGATGGCCGTCGAGTACGCCGAACGCGCCGCCGAGCTGGCCCGCGACGGGGTGCCGCTGGCCGACCAGGTGGTGCACGCCCGGGCGCTGCTCCAGATCGGTCGCCCGGCCGACGCGCTCGCCTTCGGCGAGAAGATCGCCGCGAACGCCGGGGACGCGGCGGCCACCCGGACCAGCGCCCTCCTGCTGGCCGGGCAGGCCCACCAGACGCTGGGTGACGCCGCCCGGGCCGAGCGGAGCTGGCAGGAGGCGTTGCAGGTGGCCACGGCGGCCAACCTGCCGACCATGCGCGCCTCGGCGATGCGCCGGCTCGGCATGGCCGACTTCATCGCCGGCCGGCTGGGCCAGGCGAGCAGCCGCCTGGCGGCCTCCTACCAGGTCAGCCTTGCCGCGAAGGACCCGCGCGGGCAGGCCTGGTCGTTGCAGAACCTGGCCTGGGTCACCACGACCCGGGGCGACTTCGCCGGCACCGACGCGGTGCTCGGCCGGGCCGCCCGGCTCTTCGCCGAGCTGAAGGACCCGTACGGGAGGGCCTGGCTTCGCGGCACCACGGCGTTCGCCCGGCTGCTGGCCGGCCGGCTCCGCGAGGCGTGCCGGATGGCGCAGGTGTTCCTGCCGTTCGGCGAGCGGGTCGGCGAGGCGTGGGCGGTGGGCACCCTGCGCGCCGTCGAGGCGTACGCCACCGCCGAGCTGGGCGAGCTGGCCGAGGCGGACCGGGCGGCACGCCGCGCGTACCGGGAGTTCGCCGAGGTGGGCGACGACTGGGGCCAGGGCTTCGCGCTGGTGGTGCGCGGTGTGGTGGCGCGCGGGCTGGGCGAGCCGGAGCACGCCGCCGACCTGCTCACCGACGCCCTCGGGTACGCCGACCGCACCACGCACCCGCTGCTCACCGGGATGGCCGGGACACTGCGCGGCTTCGTGGCACTCGACATGGGCGACGCCGCGACGGCCGAGCGGGAGGCCCGGTCGGTGCTGACCACCGTGGAGCCGCACAATCCGCAGGCCCCCGCCCAGGTGGCGCCCCGGGTGCTGCTCGCCATGGCCCGGCTCGCGACCGGCGACGCCGCGACCGCGGTGGGGCTGCTCGCCCCGGTCGCCACGACCGCCGCCAACACCCCGTCGCTGCTGTTCTCCCGCCGCCAGACCATGGCCCGGTACGCGTCCGCGCTGCTCGGCCTCGGCCAGCGCGAGCAGGCGCTGGACTGGGCGCAGCGGGCCGTGTCGGCACCGGCCGAGGACGTGCGCAGCCAGGTCATCGCGCGGATGGTGCTCGCCGAGTCGTTCGAGGCCTGCGGCCGTCCGGCCGAGGCGCTGGCCAGCGCCGAGGAGGCGGTGCGGCTGGCGTACGCCACCGAGCAGCGCAGCGAGCGGGCCGCCGCCGACGCGCTCCGCGTCCGCCTCGCCGCGCACTGA
- a CDS encoding LPXTG cell wall anchor domain-containing protein produces MKKVLSAAVFALALPAALVLPSPASAQAGPVSVASECHTGWYVNPDEAALLPKQTEAGFLFDGPSLVHHATNVALADVPDEVGFTAADVTGAKPLFKMETTAQYSTINVTADGKFWSSKIPATDEGGQNKPVDKAGDLVGKWSGYTEATRVVSFGVGYANDTGNKATVTSITFGTKYALGCKEVSAEEPGHTPPTCTTTGTVTPKTTEGVTYTATRKIENGVTVSATVTATAKEGYVLKEGTATWTYPVAKLTGAQCEESPSPDPSTSSPAPTAEPTTTPAATPSVSTSPVGNAGGGSDDGGLPVTGADVLTVAGLGGLLVAVGGALFWLTRRRRVA; encoded by the coding sequence TTGAAAAAGGTACTGAGCGCTGCCGTGTTCGCGCTCGCGCTTCCGGCAGCGCTGGTACTCCCGAGCCCGGCCTCGGCGCAGGCTGGCCCGGTTTCGGTGGCCAGCGAGTGCCACACGGGGTGGTACGTCAACCCTGACGAGGCCGCGCTGCTGCCGAAGCAGACCGAGGCCGGGTTCCTGTTCGACGGCCCGAGCCTGGTCCACCACGCGACCAACGTGGCGCTGGCCGACGTGCCCGACGAGGTGGGCTTCACCGCCGCCGACGTGACCGGGGCCAAGCCGCTGTTCAAGATGGAGACGACGGCCCAGTACTCCACGATCAACGTCACCGCTGACGGCAAGTTCTGGTCGAGCAAGATCCCCGCCACCGATGAGGGTGGGCAGAACAAGCCGGTCGACAAGGCGGGCGACCTGGTCGGCAAGTGGAGCGGCTACACCGAAGCCACCCGGGTCGTCAGCTTCGGGGTGGGCTACGCCAACGACACCGGCAACAAGGCCACGGTCACCAGCATCACCTTCGGCACCAAGTACGCTCTCGGCTGCAAGGAGGTGTCCGCAGAGGAGCCGGGCCACACCCCGCCGACCTGCACCACGACCGGCACGGTCACGCCGAAGACCACCGAGGGCGTCACGTACACCGCCACGCGCAAGATCGAGAACGGCGTCACGGTGTCGGCCACGGTGACCGCCACGGCCAAGGAGGGCTACGTCCTCAAGGAGGGCACCGCCACCTGGACGTACCCGGTGGCCAAGCTGACCGGGGCGCAGTGCGAGGAGAGTCCGTCACCGGACCCGAGCACCAGCAGCCCGGCCCCCACGGCCGAGCCGACCACGACACCGGCCGCCACCCCGAGCGTTTCCACGAGCCCGGTCGGCAACGCAGGTGGTGGTAGCGACGACGGTGGCCTGCCGGTGACCGGAGCGGACGTACTCACGGTGGCCGGTCTCGGTGGCCTGCTGGTGGCCGTGGGCGGTGCACTGTTCTGGCTGACGCGGCGCAGGCGAGTGGCGTGA
- a CDS encoding GH25 family lysozyme — MSAGLALGALGMAQPASAADAAPDGGGHANAGVKPGARTTSASTSAAIPAGYTIRGIDVSSHDHNLGPIDWPAVAAGGAKFAYVKATEGHTYRNPYFAEDYAAAKAAGLLVGAYHFARPDGRDPVTEANFFIDNAQFAKDSQTLVPMVDIEWPYWSGAPTCYGLTTTEMSAWIKSFTDQVKARIGRPVMIYTNTNYWNPCTGNNASFGANPLDIAGYTATRPPLPAGWTTETIWQYAAGDPSTPGSYSQNVFNGDYPALTRLTGAPAVAAPIALRARINSRYVVAESAGAKPLIANRTSVGLWEQFDMVDAGDGFVALRARANGRYVVAESGGAQPLIANRTSVGAWEKFTVIDNADGSISLRANANGRYVVAENAGTQPLIANRTSIGPWEKFDRIATS, encoded by the coding sequence ATGTCCGCCGGGCTCGCGCTCGGCGCGCTCGGCATGGCGCAGCCGGCCAGTGCGGCCGACGCGGCGCCCGACGGTGGTGGCCACGCGAACGCCGGCGTCAAGCCGGGCGCGCGTACCACCTCGGCGTCCACGAGCGCCGCCATCCCGGCCGGCTACACGATCCGCGGCATCGACGTCTCCAGCCACGACCACAACCTCGGCCCGATCGACTGGCCGGCCGTGGCGGCCGGTGGCGCCAAGTTCGCGTACGTCAAGGCGACCGAGGGGCACACGTACCGCAACCCCTACTTCGCCGAGGACTACGCGGCGGCCAAGGCGGCCGGCCTGCTCGTCGGCGCGTACCACTTCGCCCGCCCGGACGGGCGTGACCCGGTCACCGAGGCGAACTTCTTCATCGACAACGCCCAGTTCGCCAAGGACAGCCAGACGCTGGTGCCCATGGTCGACATCGAGTGGCCGTACTGGTCCGGCGCGCCGACCTGCTACGGGCTCACCACGACGGAGATGTCCGCCTGGATCAAGTCCTTCACCGACCAGGTCAAGGCACGCATCGGCCGGCCGGTGATGATCTACACGAACACCAACTACTGGAACCCGTGCACCGGCAACAACGCGTCCTTCGGCGCCAACCCGCTGGACATCGCCGGCTACACCGCGACCCGCCCGCCCCTGCCGGCCGGCTGGACGACGGAGACCATCTGGCAGTACGCCGCCGGTGACCCCAGCACGCCGGGGAGCTACAGCCAGAACGTGTTCAACGGCGACTACCCGGCGCTCACCCGGCTCACCGGCGCTCCGGCGGTCGCGGCCCCGATCGCCCTCCGCGCCCGGATCAACAGCCGTTACGTCGTGGCCGAGAGCGCCGGTGCCAAGCCGCTCATCGCCAACCGGACCTCGGTCGGGCTGTGGGAGCAGTTCGACATGGTCGACGCGGGCGACGGTTTCGTGGCCCTCCGGGCGCGTGCCAACGGCCGGTACGTGGTGGCGGAGAGCGGGGGCGCCCAGCCGCTGATCGCCAACCGGACGTCGGTCGGCGCCTGGGAGAAGTTCACGGTGATCGACAACGCGGACGGCAGCATCAGCCTCCGGGCCAACGCCAACGGCCGGTACGTGGTGGCGGAGAACGCGGGCACCCAGCCGCTGATCGCCAATCGCACGTCGATCGGCCCCTGGGAGAAGTTCGACCGGATCGCCACCTCCTGA
- a CDS encoding serine/threonine-protein kinase: MTETPPGALRLPIVPGLTDLEVFARGGYATVYRATQISVGREVAVKVENRTLDSDRDQARFLREARAAGKMSSHPHVVDLFDVGVTVDQHPYLIMELCDGSYAERMRRCPLGAVEARDLGVKIADALAHSHAAGVLHRDVKPANILYSHFNSAVLADFGLAVLAEVRDASVTLEVLTPAYAPPEMFSHSPPSPAVDVYALCATLYAVMHGRPPRWQSERNPSLVTVLEMFQQPIPGLPGVPDELIDVLRLGMANDPDERPSAVELRGMLAALPLDPGAAPVSGAPYPGAPVSGGPTTGGQPLTRAGQPGPRPPAEDAHPTVPSRGRRWPRRWFLGGAGVLALAASAGAGAWLADGAPAVVSPTPVASGAVEPARVPPGCAAGDVRLPAGAHCASELECYGPVRLRRDRAEATRVPCDGRHTWESYAEGDLPAALVGAGHDAVVAHPAVQQVCSVDTFQLASGVRQLTGWNLEVLPPAGANRTYRCLAGRGVDALAVPTLTGR; encoded by the coding sequence GTGACCGAGACCCCGCCCGGCGCCCTGCGGCTGCCCATCGTGCCCGGTCTGACCGACCTGGAGGTCTTCGCCCGGGGCGGCTACGCCACCGTCTACCGGGCCACCCAGATCTCGGTGGGGCGCGAGGTCGCGGTCAAGGTGGAGAACCGCACACTGGACAGCGACCGGGACCAGGCGCGTTTCCTGCGCGAGGCGCGGGCCGCCGGCAAGATGTCCTCCCACCCGCACGTGGTGGACCTCTTCGACGTCGGGGTCACCGTCGACCAGCACCCCTACCTGATCATGGAGCTCTGCGACGGCTCGTACGCGGAGCGGATGCGCCGGTGCCCGTTGGGCGCGGTCGAGGCCCGCGACCTCGGCGTGAAGATCGCCGATGCGCTGGCCCACTCGCACGCGGCCGGGGTGCTGCACCGCGACGTCAAGCCGGCCAACATCCTCTACTCGCACTTCAATTCGGCGGTGCTGGCCGACTTCGGGCTGGCGGTGCTGGCCGAGGTGCGCGACGCCTCGGTCACCCTGGAGGTGCTCACCCCGGCCTACGCGCCGCCGGAGATGTTCAGCCACAGCCCGCCCAGCCCGGCCGTCGACGTCTACGCGCTCTGCGCCACCCTCTACGCGGTGATGCACGGCCGTCCGCCGCGCTGGCAGTCCGAGCGCAACCCGAGCCTGGTCACCGTGCTGGAGATGTTCCAGCAGCCGATCCCCGGCCTGCCCGGGGTGCCCGACGAGCTGATCGACGTGCTGCGGCTCGGCATGGCCAACGACCCGGACGAGCGTCCCTCCGCCGTCGAGCTGCGCGGCATGCTCGCCGCGCTCCCGCTGGACCCGGGGGCCGCGCCGGTGAGCGGCGCGCCCTATCCGGGGGCTCCGGTCAGCGGCGGCCCGACCACCGGTGGCCAGCCGCTGACCCGCGCCGGCCAGCCGGGCCCGCGCCCGCCGGCCGAGGACGCCCACCCGACCGTGCCGAGCCGCGGCCGCCGCTGGCCGCGGCGCTGGTTCCTCGGCGGGGCGGGCGTGCTCGCGCTCGCCGCCTCGGCCGGTGCGGGCGCCTGGCTGGCCGACGGTGCCCCCGCCGTGGTGTCGCCGACGCCGGTGGCCAGCGGGGCGGTCGAGCCGGCGCGGGTGCCGCCCGGCTGCGCGGCGGGCGACGTCCGCCTGCCGGCGGGCGCACACTGCGCGTCCGAACTGGAGTGTTACGGCCCGGTGCGGCTGCGCCGCGACCGGGCCGAGGCGACCCGGGTGCCCTGCGACGGCCGGCACACGTGGGAGAGCTACGCCGAGGGCGACCTGCCGGCCGCGCTCGTCGGCGCGGGCCACGACGCGGTGGTCGCCCACCCGGCCGTCCAGCAGGTCTGCAGCGTGGACACGTTCCAGCTGGCCAGCGGAGTGCGACAGCTGACCGGCTGGAACCTGGAGGTGCTGCCGCCGGCCGGCGCCAACCGCACCTACCGGTGCCTGGCGGGGCGGGGCGTGGACGCGCTGGCCGTGCCGACCCTCACCGGTCGCTGA
- a CDS encoding acyl-CoA dehydrogenase family protein, protein MNFDLTPEQDQLRDAVRALGRKYGHGYFVEKARAGTHTTELWQEAGRLGYLGVNIPTEYGGGGGGITELAIVCEELAAAGCPLLLLVVSPAIAATVITRHGTDEQRKRHLPGLADGSQKIVFAITEPEAGSNFHRLGTVARRDGDDWLLTGRKCYISGVDEAGHVLVVARTEDSGTGKLKPALFIVPTDAPGLERSKLDMEILSPENQFLLYLDDVRLPGDALVGESLDAGLPALFSGLNPERITVAAMGAGTGRYAIERASEYTAKRAVWGGKSIGSHQGVAHPLAHAAVQVELARLMIHKAATLYDAGRDLEAGVAGNMAKYAAGEAAALAVDTAVQALGGAGMTTEYGVATLLGAVRAGRIAPVSREMILNFVAQHVLGQDKSY, encoded by the coding sequence ATGAACTTCGACCTCACCCCCGAGCAGGACCAGCTCCGCGACGCCGTCCGGGCGCTGGGGCGGAAGTACGGCCACGGCTACTTCGTCGAGAAGGCCCGGGCCGGCACGCACACCACCGAGCTGTGGCAGGAGGCCGGGCGGCTCGGCTACCTGGGCGTCAACATCCCCACCGAGTACGGCGGCGGGGGCGGCGGCATCACCGAGCTGGCCATCGTCTGCGAGGAGCTGGCCGCGGCCGGCTGCCCGCTGCTGCTGCTCGTCGTCTCACCCGCGATCGCGGCCACCGTCATCACCCGGCACGGCACCGACGAGCAGCGCAAGCGCCACCTGCCCGGGCTCGCCGACGGCTCACAGAAGATCGTCTTCGCGATCACCGAGCCGGAGGCCGGGTCGAACTTCCACCGGCTCGGCACCGTGGCCCGCCGCGACGGCGACGACTGGCTGCTGACCGGCCGCAAGTGCTACATCTCCGGCGTCGACGAGGCCGGGCACGTGCTGGTGGTGGCGAGGACCGAGGATTCCGGGACGGGCAAGCTGAAGCCGGCCCTGTTCATCGTGCCGACCGACGCCCCCGGGCTGGAGCGGTCCAAGCTGGACATGGAGATCCTCTCCCCGGAGAACCAGTTCCTGCTCTACCTGGACGACGTCCGGCTGCCCGGCGACGCGCTGGTCGGCGAATCCCTGGACGCCGGGCTGCCGGCCCTCTTCTCCGGCCTCAACCCCGAGCGGATCACGGTCGCCGCGATGGGCGCCGGCACCGGCCGGTACGCCATCGAGCGGGCCAGCGAGTACACCGCCAAGCGGGCGGTGTGGGGTGGGAAGAGCATCGGCTCCCACCAGGGCGTCGCCCACCCGCTCGCCCACGCGGCGGTGCAGGTGGAGCTGGCCCGCCTGATGATCCACAAGGCGGCCACCCTCTACGACGCCGGCCGCGACCTGGAGGCCGGCGTCGCCGGCAACATGGCCAAGTACGCGGCCGGCGAGGCCGCCGCGCTCGCCGTGGACACCGCCGTCCAGGCGCTCGGCGGCGCCGGCATGACCACGGAGTACGGCGTGGCGACCCTGCTGGGCGCGGTCCGGGCCGGCCGGATCGCGCCGGTCAGCCGCGAGATGATCCTCAACTTCGTCGCCCAGCACGTCCTCGGCCAGGACAAGTCCTACTGA
- a CDS encoding ATP-binding protein has protein sequence MIQRLLVANRGEIARRVFATCRALGVETVAVHSEVDADAPFVAEADQAVRLPGNSPAETYLRIDLVLDAARRAGADAVHPGYGFLAENAEFAAAVTDAGLTWVGPPAKAIAAMGDKMAAKALLADAGVPMLPTWTEAGQVTDFPVLVKAAAGGGGRGMRVVRDAAGLAEAVAGARREAAAAFGDGTVFIERYVERGRHVEVQIFGDSHGTVVALGARDCSIQRRHQKIVEEAPGVLPPEVRERLHEAAVAAGRAVDYVGAGTVEFLLAPDGQVHFLEMNTRLQVEHPVTELTTGLDLVRLQLLVAEGEPLPLTATPPADGHAIEVRLCAEDPAQGFRPATGTLHRFAVPGVGAEFGPTRGLRLDSGVTGGSAVSVHYDSMLAKLIAWAPTRAEAARALAGALARAELHGVATNRDLLVRVLRSPEFAAVDIDTGFLDRHPEVFAPLLPADRLPVAALAAALAGAAGRRASAPRLGGLPSGWRNVPAFPQVTRFTGTGGEIEVRYRLDRTGALADWSVSPAGGGTASDAVPTVTVVEAAPDRVALDIDGVRRTFRVHRVGSEVFVDGPDGAASLTELPRFPLPTAELAAGSLLAPLPGAVTRVHVEVGQRVSAGDLLLTLEAMKLEHPVLAPADGVVAELPVPAGGQVDTGAVLAVIDGSGPAPSNPEEDPR, from the coding sequence ATGATCCAGAGATTGCTGGTCGCCAACCGGGGCGAGATCGCCCGGCGGGTCTTCGCCACGTGCCGGGCGCTCGGGGTGGAGACGGTCGCCGTGCACTCCGAGGTGGATGCCGACGCGCCCTTCGTGGCCGAGGCCGACCAGGCCGTCCGGTTGCCCGGCAACTCGCCGGCCGAGACGTACCTGCGGATCGACCTCGTCCTGGACGCGGCCCGCCGGGCCGGCGCGGACGCGGTCCACCCGGGTTACGGGTTCCTCGCCGAGAACGCGGAGTTCGCCGCCGCGGTCACCGACGCGGGGCTGACCTGGGTCGGCCCGCCGGCCAAGGCGATCGCCGCGATGGGCGACAAGATGGCGGCCAAGGCGCTGCTCGCCGACGCGGGCGTGCCGATGCTGCCCACCTGGACCGAGGCCGGCCAGGTGACCGACTTCCCGGTCCTGGTCAAGGCGGCCGCCGGCGGCGGCGGCCGGGGCATGCGGGTGGTCCGCGACGCCGCCGGGCTCGCCGAGGCCGTCGCGGGTGCGCGCCGCGAGGCGGCCGCGGCGTTCGGCGACGGCACGGTCTTCATCGAGCGGTACGTCGAACGCGGCCGGCACGTCGAGGTGCAGATCTTCGGCGACAGCCACGGCACGGTGGTGGCTCTCGGGGCGCGCGACTGCTCGATCCAGCGCCGGCACCAGAAGATCGTCGAGGAGGCGCCGGGCGTCCTGCCCCCGGAGGTGCGCGAGCGGCTGCACGAGGCGGCGGTGGCCGCCGGCCGGGCGGTCGACTACGTGGGCGCGGGCACCGTGGAGTTCCTGCTCGCCCCCGACGGGCAGGTCCACTTCCTGGAGATGAACACCCGCCTCCAGGTGGAGCACCCGGTCACCGAGCTGACCACCGGGCTGGATCTCGTCCGGCTGCAACTGCTCGTCGCCGAGGGCGAGCCGCTGCCGCTGACGGCCACGCCGCCGGCCGACGGTCACGCCATCGAGGTGCGGCTCTGCGCCGAGGACCCGGCCCAGGGCTTCCGCCCGGCCACCGGCACGCTGCACCGGTTCGCGGTCCCCGGGGTCGGCGCCGAGTTCGGTCCGACCAGGGGCCTGCGACTCGACTCCGGCGTGACCGGCGGGTCGGCGGTCAGCGTCCACTACGACTCGATGCTGGCCAAGCTGATCGCCTGGGCGCCCACCCGGGCCGAGGCGGCCCGCGCCCTCGCCGGCGCGCTGGCCCGGGCCGAGTTGCACGGCGTCGCCACCAACCGGGACCTGCTGGTCCGGGTGCTGCGCAGCCCCGAGTTCGCTGCCGTGGACATCGACACCGGCTTCCTGGACCGGCACCCCGAGGTCTTCGCCCCGCTGCTCCCCGCCGACCGGCTCCCGGTGGCCGCCCTCGCCGCCGCGCTGGCCGGCGCCGCCGGACGCCGGGCGTCCGCGCCCCGGCTGGGCGGGCTCCCGTCGGGCTGGCGCAACGTGCCGGCGTTTCCGCAGGTCACCCGGTTCACCGGGACGGGCGGCGAGATCGAGGTCCGGTACCGGCTGGACCGCACGGGCGCGCTCGCCGACTGGTCGGTGTCCCCGGCCGGTGGGGGCACCGCCTCGGACGCCGTCCCGACCGTGACCGTGGTCGAGGCCGCCCCCGACCGCGTCGCGCTCGACATCGACGGGGTGCGGCGGACGTTCCGCGTACACCGGGTCGGGTCGGAGGTCTTCGTGGACGGCCCGGACGGGGCCGCGAGCCTCACCGAGCTGCCCCGGTTCCCCCTGCCCACCGCCGAGCTGGCCGCCGGGTCGCTGCTCGCGCCGCTGCCCGGCGCGGTCACCCGCGTGCACGTCGAGGTCGGCCAGCGGGTGAGCGCCGGCGACCTGCTGCTGACCCTCGAAGCGATGAAGCTCGAACACCCCGTGCTCGCGCCGGCCGACGGCGTGGTGGCGGAGCTGCCCGTGCCGGCCGGCGGCCAGGTCGACACCGGGGCCGTGCTGGCCGTCATCGACGGCTCCGGCCCGGCGCCGTCGAATCCCGAGGAGGACCCGCGATGA